The following are encoded in a window of Pyrenophora tritici-repentis strain M4 chromosome 6, whole genome shotgun sequence genomic DNA:
- a CDS encoding protein containing SET domain protein: MISDTKELLRQLEEVESVITHHERAQGGAKQRAAAKQSIDKTKFVAIFREISQKAQAYIARFEKQGTHHDESHDETHDETHDETHDETHDETHDETHDETHEEPHEEPHEEPHEDIHNGPRKQRSSVGHRALSECGTRALDLRLPCQLSQLGRNMVSTIQEARDKLLLQDVNERGYLILEVQETWDASELTKLLHTAKAPGRDEIKGFKLARGTSDCLHAQVARNISLSLQDIKGFSEARASIQPKMEFEEWIAEPPECVQYLVCEPLANHAVNRLLDAGSQCNRRPEIPGVNRPYWYVSGGPNTPATLHIEDGNTGSANLLLAGAEKHWIIVPRSSADKLESCIREQYPASKLCSQFLRHHDVIVGPRWLEARGIHYEIVCQKPGDLLVTLPGRIYHEVRNTGRNFAMAINYEFPDAPDEPAGYVWCENGEGKCGQGVLTRASFMPTTSDRAFDTENETPEDEMPHLIKKRMHSGVESASKRLRTMAPLRRRRTTRPVQRILRLSRVPTPISTLAPVPNSLPHVILSAILSKASLWNCARLVAMWRLQSTRIELAPESEDKISRLAALDKRVCLAQSRNWLYTLMSRLAQFDMASALDSNRQGAIRLDGTVYDKVLKEQGLNDVTKKDRDKLKERVKKARKFFQICQEFDRGLLCLLPFMEISENQLSNMTTAEIEEFHVLAAEKKLDIAGRCKIGISIQDMFTRDVEFAFEKEDLTAFDRLSEREMVALLQPVAYPKVNSYTPDSAWPKPPSWPWEWPMDPTWAPLAACEICSLEGCICLSNLAQDRHRIVDYGPKGRGIQARGALSGGLAFSEGEYIQELVGEVKPLEWSDHRYRSVDFKRPDIGMTCRLYCEEESNWARLVNHACDPCAELTVKVTRGRARMMLRARRDIWDGTEITVDYGEAFSADEGCLCATCSKSAVLTKDKG, from the coding sequence ATGATCAGCGACACGAAGGAGCTTCTTCGGCAACTTGAGGAAGTAGAATCGGTAATAACCCACCACGAACGCGCTCAGGGCGGAGCCAAGCAAAGAGCAGCTGCGAAGCAATCGATCGATAAAACGAAATTTGTAGCAATTTTCAGGGAAATTTCTCAAAAAGCGCAAGCATACATCGCCAGATTCGAAAAGCAGGGGACACACCACGACGAGTCGCACGACGAGACACACGACGAGACACACGACGAGACACACGACGAGACACACGACGAGACACACGACGAGACACACGACGAGACACATGAGGAGCCACATGAGGAGCCACATGAGGAGCCACATGAGGATATACACAACGGGCCACGCAAGCAAAGAAGTTCAGTGGGACATCGAGCATTGTCGGAATGCGGCACAAGGGCTTTGGATCTTCGTCTTCCATGCCAGCTTTCACAGCTCGGAAGAAACATGGTCAGCACCATCCAGGAAGCGCGAGATAAACTACTTCTCCAAGATGTCAACGAGCGCGGATATCTCATATTGGAGGTGCAGGAGACCTGGGATGCGTCAGAACTTACCAAGCTCCTACACACTGCAAAAGCACCTGGTCGTGACGAGATCAAAGGTTTCAAACTCGCTCGAGGAACCTCCGACTGCCTACACGCGCAAGTGGCCAGAAATATCTCACTCAGCCTACAGGATATTAAAGGATTCAGCGAAGCACGTGCATCTATTCAGCCGAAGATGGAGTTTGAGGAGTGGATAGCAGAACCACCTGAGTGCGTTCAGTATCTCGTCTGCGAACCATTGGCTAATCATGCAGTCAATCGTCTGCTAGATGCTGGCTCACAATGCAATCGTCGGCCTGAAATTCCCGGTGTCAATCGTCCCTACTGGTATGTTAGTGGGGGGCCCAATACACCAGCGACACTGCATATAGAAGACGGCAATACAGGATCAGCAAACTTGCTATTGGCAGGTGCCGAAAAACACTGGATCATTGTTCCTCGCAGCAGTGCTGATAAGCTCGAGTCCTGCATAAGAGAGCAGTATCCAGCCTCAAAATTGTGTTCGCAATTTTTGCGACACCACGATGTCATTGTAGGACCTCGCTGGCTCGAGGCAAGGGGTATCCACTATGAGATTGTATGCCAGAAACCGGGAGATCTCTTAGTTACCCTGCCAGGACGAATTTATCATGAGGTCCGGAATACTGGGAGGAATTTCGCCATGGCTATCAATTACGAGTTCCCAGATGCTCCTGACGAGCCAGCCGGCTACGTTTGGTGTGAGAATGGAGAAGGAAAATGTGGCCAAGGTGTGCTTACTCGTGCAAGCTTCATGCCTACTACCTCAGACCGAGCCTTTGATACTGAGAATGAAACGCCTGAGGATGAAATGCCTCATCTGATAAAGAAGCGGATGCATTCAGGAGTGGAATCTGCGAGTAAAAGACTCAGAACTATGGCCCCGCTCCGTCGTCGGAGGACCACAAGACCTGTTCAACGCATCCTGCGACTGTCGCGCGTACCAACACCAATTTCGACACTTGCACCAGTCCCAAATAGTCTACCGCATGTCATACTTAGCGCCATACTTAGCAAAGCAAGTCTGTGGAACTGCGCAAGACTAGTCGCAATGTGGAGGTTGCAATCGACCCGAATTGAGCTTGCTCCTGAGTCAGAAGACAAGATTTCGAGGCTTGCTGCGTTGGACAAAAGAGTTTGTCTTGCCCAGAGTCGCAACTGGCTGTATACTCTCATGTCTAGACTGGCGCAATTTGATATGGCTTCTGCCCTGGACTCTAATCGGCAGGGCGCGATCCGTCTCGACGGTACGGTATATGACAAAGTCCTTAAAGAGCAGGGGCTCAACGATGTCACTAAAAAAGACCGGGATAAGTTGAAGGAGCGTGTGAAGAAGGCGAGGAAATTTTTCCAAATTTGCCAAGAATTCGATCGCGGGCTTCTTTGTCTGCTGCCGTTTATGGAAATATCGGAAAACCAACTTTCCAATATGACTACCGCTGAAATCGAGGAATTTCACGTTCTGGCAGCCGAGAAGAAACTGGACATAGCCGGTCGTTGTAAAATCGGGATATCGATCCAAGACATGTTCACGAGGGATGTCGAATTCGCTTTCGAGAAAGAGGACCTTACCGCTTTCGACCGCCTCTCCGAACGTGAGATGGTCGCCCTCCTACAGCCTGTCGCTTATCCAAAGGTCAACTCATATACGCCTGACAGCGCTTGGCCAAAGCCACCGTCCTGGCCGTGGGAGTGGCCCATGGATCCCACATGGGCACCCCTTGCTGCTTGCGAGATTTGCAGCTTGGAAGGCTGCATCTGCCTTTCCAATTTAGCCCAGGACCGCCATCGCATTGTCGATTACGGTCCAAAAGGACGCGGAATACAAGCTCGAGGAGCCTTGAGTGGTGGCTTGGCTTTCAGTGAAGGCGAGTATATCCAGGAGTTGGTCGGTGAGGTCAAACCGCTAGAGTGGTCCGATCATCGGTACAGATCTGTCGACTTTAAGAGGCCAGACATAGGCATGACTTGTCGACTGTACTGCGAGGAAGAGAGCAATTGGGCTAGGCTGGTGAATCATGCTTGCGATCCATGTGCGGAACTCACTGTGAAAGTCACGCGGGGCAGGGCAAGAATGATGCTCCGAGCACGACGAGATATATGGGATGGTACGGAGATCACGGTGGATTACGGGGAAGCATTTTCTGCAGATGAGGGATGTTTGTGCGCAACATGCAGCAAGAGTGCTGTACTGACAAAGGACAAGGGCTGA
- a CDS encoding DUF3723 domain containing protein: protein MSLDDMCSLRWPQDAPALRPKNVHCLSGMHRIEAARRFLDENDKWWIVRLFSHNTPKPVLVRIIESYSNELRPSDGEIFRKIRLYHRENDQEALKRWWSCLEKSKPKDLRQLFRRPSLAAGFDALIDMPGLWAKLQLGALHRLLVLKCDEEMTLYLDHIAKAWKRILRCGDTILPPSAVDAITVQSLELLAPKHSDMDKSRVISLMEHGKIFPSQSDRGIRKILVENICNLPGVIPSLWTFFETLKYLEPLCEALRRLLGEQMKRTIRSSLTGLFFAPSKNMVQLNETEDVEIKVELSQQDAMMVAYTELWAFCSRHFDGLTACTPRKEIGGPKPYVKGPNPVAWQHLAKFAISRGFQIKHAQALVAKEELYHSQLALEYLRKANPMCSNFSSDHVQRVLTAVRSDESAKTCEPVLKLPHLSVDRRSGRPFEHDLTKEKEIMFFPQLYSGPPCEDTNLRLLRRDLFSCIFISLELQTADFGVPTTAPVSVQDVMDIDIPPEPPNPDAQRTELQLHYATLHQEYQSLSLQHETLVSKSNSQHKKIDNLESKNAEIQDLLEEYTSKYQQLNDAYCCFIKDHHGCEKVKGQLQDLIHRWKAQSEENMELESTCTRLRRELRNALDSRTLDEPVLRAEEVQAPLAIEATTVSDIEYSDDEPTSDSLTLYTRAAGSNDRNQYEIFLAYAATEEGEPHGYGFDISQSIEEAIPQIADSLRQAESVFGSEQYHAITFLGTHLTSTEPAYLFERLKADRTIFIGRNSVLAALIPALSTAAASSPQPHQAAVIFEQAATQALGEDSTRHGKRKRGDATREIANKRRCVPGTEVEPAIPKS from the exons ATGTCATTAGATGACATGTGCAGCCTCCGATGGCCACAAGATGCACCTGCCCTGCGTCCAAAGAACGTGCACTGCCTTTCTGGTATGCACCGCATTGAGGCCGCTCGACGTTTTCTAGACGAGAATGATAAATGGTGGATCGTAAGATTGTTCTCCCACA ATACGCCTAAGCCGGTGTTAGTTCGTATCATTGAGTCCTACTCTAACGAATTAAGGCCTTCAGATGGCGAGATATTCCGCAAGATTAGATTGTATCATCGAGAAAACGACCAAGAAGCCCTAAAAAGGTGGTGGTCGTGCCTAGAGAAGTCAAAGCCTAAGGATTTGCGGCAACTTTTTAGACGACCTTCACTTGCTGCCGGCTTCGATGCCTTGATTGACATGCCAGGACTATGGGCTAAATTGCAACTTGGAGCGCTTCACAGGCTCTTAGTCTTGAAGTGCGACGAG GAAATGACGCTTTACTTAGATCATATCGCAAAGGCGTGGAAGAGGATCTTACGCTGTGGTGACACCATTTTGCCTCCCTCGGCTGTTGACGCCATTACTGTACAAAGCCTCGAGCTTCTGGCTCCTAAGCACTCCGACATGGACAAGAGCCGGGTTATCAGTCTTATGGAACATGGAAAAATATTTCCCTCGCAGAGTGACCGTGGCATACGAAAAATCTTAGTGGAAAACATATGTAATCTTCCTGGCGTGATTCCGTCACTATGGACCTTTTTCGAGACATTGAAGTATTTGGAGCCTCTCTGCGAAGCACTTAGACGGTTGCTGGGTGAACAGATGAAACGCACAATACGGTCAAGTCTTACAGGACTCTTTTTCGCTCCTAGCAAGAATATGGTGCAGCTTAATGAGACTGAAGATGTTGAGATCAAAGTCGAGCTCAGCCAGCAAGACGCAATGATGGTTGCATACACGGAGCTGTGGGCATTTTGTAGCCGTCACTTTGATGGCTTGACAGCGTGCACACCGAGAAAGGAGATAGGAGGACCAAAGCCCTATGTGAAAGGACCCAATCCAGTAGCTTGGCAACATCTAGCAAAATTTGCCATTTCTCGGGGTTTCCAAATAAAACACGCACAAGCTCTTGTAGCGAAGGAGGAACTTTATCATTCACAACTCGCCTTGGAATACCTTCGCAAAGCAAATCCAATGTGTTCCAACTTCTCTAGTGACCATGTCCAGAGAGTCTTAACAGCGGTCCGATCCGATGAGAGTGCTAAGACATGCGAACCTGTTTTAAAACTCCCACATCTTAGCGTCGATCGTCGAAGTGGTCGCCCTTTTGAGCACGACCTCACCAAAGAGAAAGAGATAATGTTCTTTCCACAGCTGTATAGCGGCCCGCCATGCGAGGACACGAATTTGAGACTACTGCGTCGCGATCTTTTCTCGTGCATTTTTATCTCTCTAGAACTCCAG ACAGCTGACTTTGGAGTACCAACAACTGCTCCTGTATCAGTCCAAGACGTTATGGATATTGATATTCCGCCTGAACCACCAAATCCAGATGCCCAGCGTACTGAACTGCAATTACATTATGCGACGCTTCATCAGGAGTACCAGAGCTTGTCGCTTCAGCACGAGACACTCGTGAGCAAATCTAACTCGCAACACAAAAAGATTGATAATTTAGAGAGTAAGAATGCAGAGATTCAAGACCTATTAGAAGAGTACACATCAAAATACCAACAACTAAACGACGCATACTGTTGTTTTATTAAAGATCACCATGGCTGCGAGAAAGTCAAAGGACAACTTCAAGATTTGATTCATCGATGGAAAGCACAGTCGGAGGAAAATATGGAGCTTGAGTCTACATGTACTCGGCTCCGACGAGAACTAAGAAACGCTTTAGACAGTCGAACGTTAGACGAACCAGTCCTGAGAGCAGAAGAAGTACAGGCTCCTCTTGCAATAGAGGCCACGACCGTGTCGGACATCGAATACAGTGACGACGAGCCAACTTCAGATAGTCTGACACTTTATACTCGGGCAGCGGGGTCCAATGATCGAAATCAGTATGAGATCTTCCTTGCCTATGCTGCTACTGAAGAAGGCGAACCACACGGGTATGGCTTTGATATAAGCCAAAGTATTGAGGAGGCAATACCTCAGATAGCTGATTCTCTACGCCAAGCTGAATCAGTATTTGGTAGCGAACAGTATCATGCAATTACTTTCCTAGGAACGCATCTCACCAGTACAGAGCCTGCCTATCTTTTCGAGCGTCTTAAGGCAGATCGGACGATATTTATCGGGCGCAACTCCGTGCTAGCAGCATTAATTCCCGCTTTAAGTACAGCAGCAGCGTCTTCTCCACAACCGCATCAGGCTGCTGTAATTTTTGAGCAAGCCGCTACCCAAGCCCTGGGAGAAGACTCTACCAGACATGGCAAAAGAAAGCGAGGGGATGCTACAAGAGAGATCGCGAATAAACGCCGTTGCGTGCCTGGGACTGAGGTAGAACCAGCCATTCCAA AAAGCTAG
- a CDS encoding HET domain containing protein, with protein sequence MLCRFLVQVVERFHDDVNVDPSIVREGATLRLGYEEYPRLEREDIPIGFPALPDPVSAARFVLLRTWLEWCNTTHACNQQDVRSQGASPTRLIYVGHADAEVLHLYLPKGTKGVKYTALSHCWGNEPPSEGDPRYCTTDGNISARLNRFSLSELPKTFQDAVRVTRELGIEYLWIDSLCIIQWNAEDWECEAGRMEDVFASAYCTIAATSAVDSNAGFLTRNISTEYVRVQDAAGNQVYICSHIDDFEKDVEQARLNKRAWVMQERVLAKRTIHFSADQTYWECGEGVYYTPVFSSQRKVYFSLDPSFPDRLLKSGKERTVEFIHFLFENYSKRGLTKDTDRCVAVSGLEARIARALECNSRHGIFQKHLHRNLLWQASNREMERIAYDNDQHIPSWSWMACSGGIRFMEVEIGSVSWADELAFDDERDSAALNADVGKFRKCTLKPGGDRYTISNFFGGKRGWVHYDVKSGRREHEELCVVVGRAEEKASKDHYYILVVVPTGEDGEYKRVGVGMVRTRCVEKLRAHVRIV encoded by the exons ATGCTCTGCAGATTCCTGGTCCAAGTCGTCGAACGCTTTCATGACGACGTAAACGTTGATCCCAGTATTGTCCGAGAAGGCGCGACACTGCGACTTGGCTATGAGG AGTACCCACGCCTAGAAAGAGAGGACATCCCAATCGGCTTCCCGGCTCTACCTGATCCTGTGAGCGCTGCACGCTTCGTGCTCCTTCGAACCTGGCTCGAATGGTGCAACACAACCCACGCTTGCAACCAACAGGACGTCAGATCCCAAGGGGCATCACCAACGAGGCTGATCTATGTTGGACATGCCGATGCAGAAGTTCTCCATCTCTACCTCCCCAAGGGAACTAAAGGCGTTAAGTATACTGCGTTGTCTCACTGCTGGGGCAACGAACCCCCTTCAGAGGGCGATCCTCGATACTGCACTACTGATGGCAACATCAGTGCACGACTAAACAGATTTAGCCTCTCGGAGCTACCAAAGACATTTCAAGATGCAGTGCGAGTGACCCGGGAGTTAGGTATCGAGTATCTCTGGATTGACTCACTGTGCATCATCCAGTGGAACGCGGAAGATTGGGAGTGCGAAGCTGGTCGTATGGAGGACGTATTCGCTTCAGCTTACTGCACAATTGCTGCAACTTCGGCTGTCGATTCAAACGCAGGGTTCCTCACCCGAAACATAAGCACTGAGTACGTGCGTGTTCAAGACGCCGCAGGTAATCAAGTCTATATCTGCTCCCATATAGATGACTTTGAGAAGGATGTAGAACAAGCCAGGCTTAACAAGCGAGCTTGGGTTATGCAAGAGAGGGTCTTGGCAAAACGGACTATCCACTTCAGCGCCGATCAAACATACTGGGAGTGTGGAGAAGGGGTGTACT ACACCCCCGTCTTCAGCTCACAGCGAAAGGTTTATTTCTCGCTAGACCCAAGCTTTCCAGATCGTCTCCTCAAGTCAGGCAAAGAACGTACTGTGGAGTTCATCCACTTTCTGTTCGAGAACTACTCGAAGCGTGGACTCACTAAGGACACCGACAGATGCGTTGCAGTATCTGGGTTAGAGGCCCGTATTGCACGCGCGTTAGAATGCAATAGCAGACACGGCATCTTTCAGAAACATCTCCACCGGAACCTCCTGTGGCAGGCGTCGAACAGAGAGATGGAGCGCATTGCGTATGACAACGACCAACACATACCATCGTGGTCATGGATGGCATGTAGCGGAGGCATTAGATTTATGGAGGTTGAGATCGGCTCAGTCAGCTGGGCTGATGAACTGGCTTTCGACGACGAGCGCGACTCTGCTGCGTTGAATGCCGACGTGGGAAAGTTCCGGAAATGCACTTTAAAGCCAGGCGGTGATCGCTACACCATCTCCAATTTCTTTGGAGGGAAAAGAGGATGGGTCCACTATGATGTTAAAAGCGGCAGAAGAGAGCACGAAGAACTATGTGTTGTGGTTGGAAGGGCGGAGGAGAAAGCTAGCAAGGACCACTACTACATCCTGGTTGTTGTGCCAACAGGGGAAGATGGCGAGTACAAGAGGGTCGGAGTCGGCATGGTTCGAACCAGATGTGTTGAGAAATTAAGAGCTCATGTGCGAATAGTGTAA